The Cycloclasticus sp. genomic sequence AGGAATTTAATCAATTTTGGAGTTATATATATTTTAGCTTCGTCACCCTAAGTACACTGGGTTTCGGAGACATTGTCCCGGTTAACGAACTGGCGCGTTCCTTGGCTTATATCGAGGCCATCAGCGGGCAGATTTACTTAACTATACTTGTTGCTAGCCTTGTTGGTGGCTATATAAGCGAGCACTCTAACGGCAATCCCACGTAGAATCACAGCAATACAGGCTCTATTTTTCAGTTACTTTTTTTGCTAATAACTTTGAAAATGGCACCGCTGTAAGGCCGTGTAACAACACACTCAACATGATTGTTGTAACGATAATAGACACTAATAACTCATTACCAACGGCACCTACTTCATCGATAAAAATCAACAGGTATAGCACTGAGGCTATTCCCCGCGGCCCAAACCAGCCAACAAACAACTTAGTTTTTAGGTCCATTTCGATACCTGTTAGTGAAATATAAACCGGTAGCATTCTAATAATGGTGAGGCTTAACAAGCCATAAACAAAAACCTCCAAGGACCACATTTTCATCGCCACTGGAATGGCCACCAAACCGAAAATTAAAAATACAAATAAGGACAATTGTAGCCCTTCGGCTTCACCAAACTCTTGCATAGTTTCGCGGATACTATCTGATTTAACACCTAAGAATAAACCACCACAAAATGCCGCTATAAAACCATTTCCATCAACGAGTTCAGCAAAAACAAAAGCTAGTATTGCCAGCGCCCCCACAACAAGCCGGTGGAACAAGAGGTCCATCCAATCAATCTTTGAGAAAAACTCAATGGCTCTGCCGCCAAGCAAGCCGACTAAACCACCAATTAAAGGCCCAATTAGTAATTGTTTGAGCATAAATAGCCCCCAACCACTCTCTATGTGCTCGCTAACACCTTGCTCCACCAATAACACGGCAATACATAAAAATATTGGTGGCAAAGCAATCCCATCGTTCATTCCACTTTCAATGCTAATAGCTCGCCGAATATCTTCAGGCACATAGGCGCTCTTGATTACCGCCTGTCCCAGTGCTGCATCCGTTGGCGACAATATAAGCGCCATAAGCACAAGCGCCCATAAACTAATTGATTCAAACATAGGGATAGCAACTAGCACACCCAACAAAGCCGTTAGCGGAAGCCCTACTGCGAGGAGCCTTAAGGCTATTTTTTGTTTGGATTTTCTAACATCACCGAGTTTTATTTGTGTCGCATCAACAAATAAAATAATGATTAATGTAACTTCAGCCAACAATTTCACAGCCTCTGCTTTGAAATGTAACTCGAACAAATTAATCCCTATTGGACTGACTAGAACACCAACAGCCATAAAAACCATCGGGCCAGTTATCACCGATCGTTCAGACAGTTTTGAAACCAGCCCGTAAATAAAAACCAATAATGCTGTAAAAACCAGTAAAGGATGATCATTCATTTTTCTATTCGCCTGTTAGTATCAACAATTCCAATAAAATTAAGTACCAATTACCGAGCTAAAGGGCTATCCGTTATTAAGCCACCCCAATCAGTTCGTTCACCCATCTGTTGATAGGTTGGATCTTGAATAAAGTTTTTTTGGCTTTCCACCCGTTCGCCCCCGCCTAAGGCTTTGTACAACTGGATAAGGTTTACTGCAACATTGCCGCGGCTACTCACGTATAAATCTTGTTGGCTAGCCAATGTTTTTTGGCTATCTAATACTCGCTGGTAATTTACCGCGCCATCTCGGTATTGGATTAATGATAAATCAACGGAACGCCTTGCCATAACCGAACTTTCTCTAAAAAAAGCAACCTGCTCTTTCGCCCTAACAAAACCGACAATTGCGTCTTCCACTTCTTGCAGCGACTCTAATACTGTGCGTTGATAAGCCACTATTAACTGCTGTAAACGTGCATCCTGAACGCGTACATTATTTTTTATTCGCCCATAATTAAAAATATTCCAGGTCAGACTCGGCCCAACAAAAGTTTCAATGCTGTCCGAATGAAATAAATCACTCAAATGACTATCGAATGTGTCACTGCTTCTTAGCCCTATAGATCCCGTCAATGTGAAATGCGGGTAGAGTTCAGCTTCAGCAATACCAATTCGAGCGCTTTGCGCAGCAGTCTGTAACTCGGCGCGCTTTATATCTGGTCGGCGCCTCAGTAATTCGGCCGGTATACCCACAGCAACATCTACCGGCGCCACCGGAATCGGCAATTTTCTTGCCAGTTCAAGTTGCAAATTACCCGGTGGAACACCCAGTAAAACACTCAACGCATGTAGCGATTTTTGGAGTTCAACCTCAAGCGCAGGAATGGTAGCCTGAGTATTTAGTAACAACGTTTTGGCCTGAAAAACATCAAGCTCAGTCGTTACACCATTTTCCAAACGGGCCGCCGCCACTCTCAAGCTATCTGTTTGAATAGTGACATTAGATTTAGCAATATACAGCCGCTCTTCAAGGGTTCGCACCTGTGTATAGGTTAATGCTACGCTAGAAACCAGCCTCACCATCACATCATCATAATCAGCAACTGAAGCCAACATATCGGCATCTGCGGCTTCAATACCGCGTTTAAAACGCCCCCAAACATCTAATTCCCAGCCAATATCCAAGCCGACGTTGTTATCCAAATATGACGTGTCCAGTGAGGAGGAAAAATTGGCCGAATTCTCGCTTAAGCCCTTTTTAAGTAGCCCTGCTCTTAGTTGCTGTTGCTGGGGGTATTTGTTACCCGTTGCTATGCCAAGGCGTGCCTTTGCCTCTAAAATCCTGACCCCTGCTATTTTCAAAGAATGATTTTGCGCTTTAGCTGTCTCAACCAGTGAATTCAAAACCTCGTCATCAAAAACCAACCACCACTTATCGTAATCAGTTTTTTCTGAAATCTCTTTCTTTGAACTTATTTCTGAACTGACCTCAGACCACTCACTTCTTATTGGCGCGTCTGGAGTCAGGTAATCAGGGCCTAAGGTTTGGCAACCGACGATCAGCGCCATTGAACACGATGCCACAACACCTTTCCCTAATGTTGCCAGATAAGACCCTTTGTTTTTATTAAAGAACATTTTCAAAATTTAACTCCTTAAAAATGGATTAATACCTAAACTCCGCCAAGACATTTTTTTCTGATGAAAAGCTTATAGCTACGCTCGCAACTTTCTCACTGTTAATCATCTTAGGAAGCGTCACATAAAAGGGCCCCGTCTTATAAGCTACTCCATCGACTTCCCATGTTATATGAACTGCATTTCCTTTGTAATTTCTTTCCTGGAAGGTAGTTGAGCATGAACGGCCAATTAAAAGCACACTGCACGACATATGGGCTCTAGAGTTTTGAACACTGACACTAACATTTTCGAGCATCATCCCAGAGTGGTTATCGAATATCAGCGCATTAAACCTTAGTTTTTCTGATCCCGCTTTATGTTGCTCTACTGCACAACCAATACTTGATAGTATGACAAGCAGCATCAAACATAGAAAAATATTATGTTTGTTGAGAAAACCTATTAAGACCTTTCTTTTAACCATGATCTCGCGGCCTCTTCTTCCTCTGGGGCAAAGTATTCAATAGGGAAGCTTCTTAACCCTTTAAGCGTGAATAGCTCAACAGAGCTTTTCCATTGCGGTTCACCAACGATGGCCATTCCATGAAGGTGCTCATCAAGCTCTTCCGCTAATGATATATCAGACCAATTTTCCGAGTCATCTCCCCAGCCACCGAAGTCTTGCAAAATAATGAGTATTTTATTATGTCCATTTTGGACTGACTGCTTGGCTGTTATTCGAAACTCATCCAGTTCGCTTTTTTTTATAACACCAGAAACTATAATTTCAACCCACTCATCTCTTCGAACTGATTCTTGAATAGTCATATCTCTTCCTTGTTATTTCCAATGACGAGTATATTGCAACTGAAACATAATTTCTAATTATGCAAATATAGCCCCAAACATTAACCACTATATTAAACCGCCTTATAGCAATTTAGTATAAAAATCATGACGTCAGTAGCAAGTTTAGTTTGTCAATCTTCATGTAAATATAAAACTGGATATGGGGTATAGGAGCAGGCAAAAAAAAGCCTCACTTTCCGTGAGGCTTCTTGAAAATGGTGGAAGGACAGGGATTCGAACCCTGGATGGGCGTTAACCCATGCTAGTTTTCAAGACTAGTGCATTCAACCGCTCTGCCATCCTTCCATAATTTTTTTACTAAGATTAACGCATTTTACAATATGCATTAAAATGGTACTACACATAAAAAACCTGGATGGGCATTAACCCATGCTAGTTTTCAAGACTAGTGCATTCAACCGCTCTGCCATCTCTCCAGATTTAAGCGGTTATTAGAAAGAAACCTTAAAGATTTGCTTTCAAGCCGCGCATATTACTGAAGTCTGAGCCTTTTTTCCAGCCTAATTGTTAAAAGACTTGAAGTATTTTTGCGAAGACGTAAGATTGAACCTTATGTGCTATGTCTAGTCTTAGTTCAGTAAGCATTTTTAATTACAAATGAGGTATTTTAGTGAACCAATTTAATCAACCAATTTCACGTAGCGAAGAAAGTATATTAGCGACTAACAGTGTATTGAAAAATACATATATATTGCTAGCCATGACTTTAATTTTTAGCGCAGGATCAGCCGCGTTATCGATGAGTATGAACCTTCCCCATCCTGGGATGATCATTACACTTGTTGGCTACTTCGGTCTTTTATGGCTAACAACAAAATTTAGAAACAGTGCCATGGGTATCGTCTGCGTATTTGCCTTAACTGGCTTTATGGGTATGACGCTAGGCCCTATCCTTAATATGTATTTAAATGCCTATTCAAATGGTCATGAACTGATCATGACGTCCCTAGGCGGCACCGGCGTTATTTTTCTTGGCTTATCAGGCTACGCATTAACAACCAAGAAAGACTTTAGCTTTATTTCTGGCTTTTTAATGGTTGGCATTTTAGTAGCTTTCTTAGCGGGTATTGGCGCAATGGTGTTTAACATCCCTGCTTTGTCATTAGGCGTTTCAGCTATGTTTATTATGTTGATGTCTGGCATGATTCTTTATCAAACCAGTGCCATTATTCACGGTGGTGAAACAAACTACATTATGGCAACCGTAACGTTGTATATCAGCTTATTTAACCTATTCACTAGCTTATTACACATCTTAGGTGCGATAAACGGCCGCGATTAATTTGCAATTTTGCACAAAAAAAGCCCCTTTTTAGGGGCTTTTTTTGTGCTTGCTAGTTAAACAGTAATTGTTTCTACATGGCCCATATAGGGTTTCAATGCATCTGGAACTTTAATTGAGCCATCCGCTTGTTGATAGTTCTCCATCACCGCTATTAATGTACGGCCTACGGCCAATCCAGAGCCATTAACGGTATGAACTAATTCTGGCTTACCTGTTTCAGGGTTACGCCAACGCGCCTTGAGGCGACGCGCTTGGAAGTCTTTAAAATTACTGCATGATGAAATTTCACGATACGCTTCTTGGCCGGGCAACCACACCTCTAGATCGTAAGTTTTTGTTGCTGAAAACCCTGTATCACCAGAACAAAGCAGCATTAATCGATAAGGCAGGTTAAGCGCTTGCAAAATACTTTCTGCATGATGCGTTAACTCTTCGTGCACCTGCTCAGACTCAGATGCTTTTACAATTTGAACTAATTCAACCTTTTCAAATTGGTGCTGTCGAATCATCCCTCTCACATCACGACCATAAGCACCCGCTTCGCTTCTAAAGCACGGCGTATGCGCAACATACTTTAGTGGCATATTATCTGCGCTAATAATTTCATCTCGCACTAGATTAGTGACGGGCACTTCTGCCGTTGGTATTAAGTAGTACGGCGAGTCATTTGATATTTTAAAGAGGTCTTCTTCAAATTTCGGCAATTGACCCGTACCCAACAAACTCTCTTTATTCACTAAATACGGCACATAGGTTTCTCGGTAACCGTGATGATCGGTATGCGTATCCAACATAAATTGCGTCAGTGCTCGCTGCAACCTTGCCAGTGGTCCGGATAAGGTAACAAAACGAGAGCCCGCAATTTTTGCGCCTGCCTCAAAATCAATACCTGATAAGGATTGCCCTAAGTCAACGTGGTCTTTCACTGCAAAATCAAACGCTGGAATCGCGCCCCATTGTTTGAGCTCAATATTGTGCTCTTCATCTTTACCCGTTGGCACATCTTCCGAGAGAATGTTGGGTAATGATAATTGAATACCCTGTAATTTAGACTGGATACCTTGCAACTCGGCTTCGGCCGCTTTTAACTCATCGGCTAATTGAGACACGCTGTCTAACAACGGCTGAATGTCTTCACCCTTCGCTTTTGCCATGCCAATAGACTTAGAGCGTGTATTTCGTTCATTTTGCAAATTTTGTGTTTTAACTTGAATCTCTTTACGCTGCTTTTCAAGCGCATTAAATATATCAAGATCCAAATCTGAACCATGACGTTGCATTTGTTTCTTTACATCGTCAGGGTTGTTTCTTAAAAGCTGTGGGTCAAGCATGTAGCTTTCCTTTAAAGTTAGTTTAGAGGTGTCGTTCAGCCAACCAACTGATGGTTTGACTGAGGTTGAAGTTTTCTTTTAAGTGCTCAAGCACTGTGAGCACATTATTTGACTCATCAAAAAACTCAACCGTTATGGGCAAGTTGAATGATAAATCGATCAAAGACGAATCGTGTATTTTTCCTGATGAACCATAACCCTCTACACCGCGGTAGGCAGTGGCACCCGAAATGCTCTGGCTGTCATGAAGGTATTGCATAATCTCACTGAGTTGATGATCCGCTTCGGTCAAATAAACCCGAGCAATACGTACAGTTTCTGTTTTCATGTTCCCCTCGCTATTTGTAGCCCGCACCACGCCGCCAGTATGCATAAAATAACGCTAGCAAACACATTGGTGATGGCCTTTATTAAATAACCTTGCTCAATCAAATTAATGGTTTCAATGGAAAAGGTTGAAAACGTGGTGAACGCACCCAAAAAACCGACCAGTAAAATAGCCCTGGCTTCTGGCGAAATGGACAAGCGCTGCAAAAATAGCTCGTATAGCAAGCCCATTAACAATGAACCCAGAACATTGACAACCAGTGTGCCATAAGGAAAACCACGCCCAAGCCAGCTATAAATACCTGTAGACACGAGGAACCGCATTACCGCTCCAATTGAGCCACCTGCTGCAATCGCTAGAATTTGCGTCATCAGATTTCCATCAGTTCTAATTGATTAAAGCCTGCATTTTACTGGCATCTGGCGATTCAATCACCCCTTTTTCCGTCACAATGACGGATATTAACTCTGCCGGCGTCACATCAAACACGGGGTTCAACGCATTCACAATGCTCCCCTTGTAATTCGACGGCAGTATTTCATCTTGTGAACGTTGCTCGATAATAATGTCTTCGCCTGATTTGGCATTTATATCCAGCGTTGTTGTTGGCGCTACAACCATAACTTTAACACCATGATATTTCGCTAAAACCGCCAGCGAATACGTGCCAATCTTATTAGCAATATCACCATTCATACAAAGGCTGTCCGCACCAACGATAACCCAATCAATCATGCCTCTTTTCATCAACGATGCGGCGACGCTATCGGCCACCAAGGTGGCAGGAATATTGTCTTGTTGAAACTCCCAAAGCGTCAACCGAGCACCTTGATCCCAGGGACGTGTTTCACTGGCATATATT encodes the following:
- the crcB gene encoding fluoride efflux transporter CrcB, which codes for MTQILAIAAGGSIGAVMRFLVSTGIYSWLGRGFPYGTLVVNVLGSLLMGLLYELFLQRLSISPEARAILLVGFLGAFTTFSTFSIETINLIEQGYLIKAITNVFASVILCILAAWCGLQIARGT
- the serS gene encoding serine--tRNA ligase — its product is MLDPQLLRNNPDDVKKQMQRHGSDLDLDIFNALEKQRKEIQVKTQNLQNERNTRSKSIGMAKAKGEDIQPLLDSVSQLADELKAAEAELQGIQSKLQGIQLSLPNILSEDVPTGKDEEHNIELKQWGAIPAFDFAVKDHVDLGQSLSGIDFEAGAKIAGSRFVTLSGPLARLQRALTQFMLDTHTDHHGYRETYVPYLVNKESLLGTGQLPKFEEDLFKISNDSPYYLIPTAEVPVTNLVRDEIISADNMPLKYVAHTPCFRSEAGAYGRDVRGMIRQHQFEKVELVQIVKASESEQVHEELTHHAESILQALNLPYRLMLLCSGDTGFSATKTYDLEVWLPGQEAYREISSCSNFKDFQARRLKARWRNPETGKPELVHTVNGSGLAVGRTLIAVMENYQQADGSIKVPDALKPYMGHVETITV
- a CDS encoding TolC family protein, whose translation is MFFNKNKGSYLATLGKGVVASCSMALIVGCQTLGPDYLTPDAPIRSEWSEVSSEISSKKEISEKTDYDKWWLVFDDEVLNSLVETAKAQNHSLKIAGVRILEAKARLGIATGNKYPQQQQLRAGLLKKGLSENSANFSSSLDTSYLDNNVGLDIGWELDVWGRFKRGIEAADADMLASVADYDDVMVRLVSSVALTYTQVRTLEERLYIAKSNVTIQTDSLRVAAARLENGVTTELDVFQAKTLLLNTQATIPALEVELQKSLHALSVLLGVPPGNLQLELARKLPIPVAPVDVAVGIPAELLRRRPDIKRAELQTAAQSARIGIAEAELYPHFTLTGSIGLRSSDTFDSHLSDLFHSDSIETFVGPSLTWNIFNYGRIKNNVRVQDARLQQLIVAYQRTVLESLQEVEDAIVGFVRAKEQVAFFRESSVMARRSVDLSLIQYRDGAVNYQRVLDSQKTLASQQDLYVSSRGNVAVNLIQLYKALGGGERVESQKNFIQDPTYQQMGERTDWGGLITDSPLAR
- a CDS encoding DUF190 domain-containing protein, which produces MKTETVRIARVYLTEADHQLSEIMQYLHDSQSISGATAYRGVEGYGSSGKIHDSSLIDLSFNLPITVEFFDESNNVLTVLEHLKENFNLSQTISWLAERHL
- a CDS encoding Bax inhibitor-1/YccA family protein — encoded protein: MNQFNQPISRSEESILATNSVLKNTYILLAMTLIFSAGSAALSMSMNLPHPGMIITLVGYFGLLWLTTKFRNSAMGIVCVFALTGFMGMTLGPILNMYLNAYSNGHELIMTSLGGTGVIFLGLSGYALTTKKDFSFISGFLMVGILVAFLAGIGAMVFNIPALSLGVSAMFIMLMSGMILYQTSAIIHGGETNYIMATVTLYISLFNLFTSLLHILGAINGRD
- a CDS encoding cation:proton antiporter, which gives rise to MNDHPLLVFTALLVFIYGLVSKLSERSVITGPMVFMAVGVLVSPIGINLFELHFKAEAVKLLAEVTLIIILFVDATQIKLGDVRKSKQKIALRLLAVGLPLTALLGVLVAIPMFESISLWALVLMALILSPTDAALGQAVIKSAYVPEDIRRAISIESGMNDGIALPPIFLCIAVLLVEQGVSEHIESGWGLFMLKQLLIGPLIGGLVGLLGGRAIEFFSKIDWMDLLFHRLVVGALAILAFVFAELVDGNGFIAAFCGGLFLGVKSDSIRETMQEFGEAEGLQLSLFVFLIFGLVAIPVAMKMWSLEVFVYGLLSLTIIRMLPVYISLTGIEMDLKTKLFVGWFGPRGIASVLYLLIFIDEVGAVGNELLVSIIVTTIMLSVLLHGLTAVPFSKLLAKKVTEK
- a CDS encoding STAS/SEC14 domain-containing protein; its protein translation is MTIQESVRRDEWVEIIVSGVIKKSELDEFRITAKQSVQNGHNKILIILQDFGGWGDDSENWSDISLAEELDEHLHGMAIVGEPQWKSSVELFTLKGLRSFPIEYFAPEEEEAARSWLKERS